The DNA segment GTCGTAATTTCAAAACTGATCTGGGGAATGAAGAAAATTATGGTTTCTGGGATTTACTTGTATGTGACAATCGCTTTCTTTTCTATTTCAGACAAAAATGATAGAATATTTGGTGGCATAAACTTGGGCATTATTAGTGTTCACTGAACATCAACAGAGTGATTTTGTTTTTTCCTTTTCAAACCAGCAATCAAATGCTATAAAGGTATCCACGTCTTGACTTTAGAAAGGGTTAATAAATTAGTACCAGTAATTGTAAGAACAATATTCAGTCAGAAAAAAACAAACCATGACAATACCATTTGTTTATTGAAGAGGTGCATTGTGCAGGTGCTGCTTAGATCTCTGCATCAAGGTCCTAAAGTAGATATTTGGTCTGCTGGAGTAACCTTACTCTACCTGATGATTGGACGAGCACCTTTCGTTGGTGACCCTGACCAGTAAGAGCAGTTAAAAACCTCGAATAGTGGTGTAAACAACATAGGCTTGCGAATCTTTTCGAATTGGTTTGAACAAAATctgattcaaatttaaaaatttcaagtttgaatctaattttaatatattcaagaatatATTCATTTAGTTTCGagtttcaattattttgttACGTAACTTGCAGGCACTGTGAACTTTAATATATTTAGAATATTGTATCATGCTTTTAATTTAAACTCGAACCATATCTCACGTTTTTGCTTGATAATGTTCAAAGTCAAGCTCAAACGTAATGTATTCAACTCAAACCAGAGCTATAACTCAAGCCAAACTGAGGCTCAAAACAGTTGTTTCTTCgaacttgaaattcattctTTGTGCTCGAAGTCAAACTTGAGTGGGCACAATAGAACTCAAGCTTTATCTTGTGTatgaaaacatatttaaaatggtTTCAATTCAACTCGTTTTGTTCCCCTACACTTGAACATAGATTTTCATGCTTTTCGGTGTACTGTGCTTACTGATGGACAGGAATATAAAAGAGATAGCACAATTAAGGGGCAGTGAAGCTCTCTGGGAAGTAGCCAAGCTACACAATCAGGAGTCATCATTCTCTACGGTATCGTCCCTAATTACTGTTCTTTCTTTTTTGTATCTCCCTTGTCCTCTGAGACTGCCTTGCTGAAAACAGGATTTACATGACATAAAATATCTGTCGCCCGTAAAGCTTCAAGATTGGTGTGTACAAAATACACGCAGACCACAATTCCTCGAAAAAATACCCAAATCGCTTTTAGATTTGGTGGATAAATGTTTAACAGTTAATCCTCGGTTGAGGATCAGTGCAGAGGAAGCGATCAAGCACGAGTTTTTCGCGCCGTGCCATGAGGCTGTTAGAAAGCATAGGCTGCGTAGACAAGGCCTAACTCTCAGTTCTCATCTAACAACAATGTCAGGCACATGAAACATTTTTGTGAAGTTTTTGTTGTAAATCTACTGACCATATTCTGTTTTATTAATCTAGAAATTGTTATTCCAAATCTGTTCATTCCTTGTATCAGCTCTGTATTTCCAATATTTACAATTAACTGTTTAGTTGGCCTTTCAGCGATTTCTCCACTTCCTCCGCAAtaaaagttgatttttttttctttattttattatttataatcttTTCAAATGTGAGATTCTGTTTCGTTCTAGATTCCTTGTTTTTGGTTTAATGCTTCAtaaaaagaataatttattttcccGTCACTGATTCATGCGTATACTTCtatacttttaagttttaacCGAAGGGTGTTACTGCGACATTGTATAGATCTAGCATGTACAGTATTGCCACCTGTATCATGTTAATGGCACGTATATTAAcaaattttcatgaaatttatttttgaaagtcaGACTTTATGTAAATACGAGCCTGGTAAGTTCATCAATAATTTGTTTTGATAACTTCACTCATACTTGTTGCAAttaattcttgaaaaaaaatattgggtGCAGAATTTGCTGAAGGCTAATATGCTTCTGAGATCGTCCAGGTGAGAATCATGTTCATTATATGTGGTTTATCACATTTTGGAAAAACTGGGTACATAATTTGCTAATATGAAAAGTATATGTGAATGATTATGCTCacgaaaaaattaatttatacagAAGAGGACCGAAAAATAAACCAGACCCATGGATCTTTTTTCACAGGGTGACTATAAACCACATAATCCAGAATAATTAAGGTGTGATTTTGCTTTAATCCGTGGACAGCAATAATTTTAAAAGGAATCCTGCTGTGATTCCTATGAGTCCCACAAGCAGCGAAAATTTGACAGAAAACCCTCCATCACTTCTCCGATTTCTTTGTGTCTTAAGAATTTCCTGCAAGGTGAGAAGATGAAGCGAATTTTTAAGAAGAAATTATGATCactttgtgttttattttttttaaaaaaaaatagatttctcctcattatttaaaaaaaaaaaaaaaaaaaacacacacacacacacaataagGTCTTGTAAAAAACTTCCCCCTAAAATTATCTGTTCTTGAAACGAAAGTGGGGTTTCTCCTTTAAATCCCGAGAAGAAAATAAACGTATAAGGTATTCGAATATATATATGcactaaaattttctttttaatccaATGACAAGTCAATTACAAGTGCAAGAAACATAGGAGTACAGTACAAACCAGGTCTTGTTGGAGCAGTTGAGTTTGCCTAACAGCTTTATCCCTCTCATCCTGAAGCCGTTGTAAGACCTGATCCTGCACGTAGACCATGCACGATCACTCACAAATTAATCTACGTAACATTGGACCTATCAAAAAGTAAGTTCTACTTGGGAATTGTGATAAATATTACGATCCtgtatgaaaataaatatgtaatcaTCAACTATCTATCTTAAATGTGGTACAAAGGAAAAAAGCAGAAGAAGATAAATACTTATATTTGAACTTACTGGATTGGAACTGAACGTTTCTTTAATTCCATCATCTAATTTCTCAGAAGCCATGTGAGGAGGCATGTACACAACTCTAAGCTTGCATTCCTCTAATGTTTTTGCACCCTCTTTGTTGAACTGTTGCATTCAAAATTCCCATTAGAAAAACTAGCTCATTTACCCACACATGCATGGACGGGACGAGACGAGACGAACAACTTCAGTCGAGCGAGACAAATTAATAGCTAGGAAAAAAAATACTGCCAATATCTATAGTTGATGTTTACAGTgaactctaatattttaaactgaTGTGTAGCAGCTCAAACACCACGTTTCGATCAATCTCAtagcagagacaattattaaatctcaacaattaattttatattttcattcgAGCATAATGATCAGTTCCTTTGGTGTAGGAATCTGGAATTAAGTACTTACAGTATCTGGTGGAAGATCATCCACTTCTGTATTTGGAGGCAGGACAGTGCTTTGTAGGAGAAATTTATCTTTGCATTGCATTTCTGGAGGATACTCCTTCTGAGCTTGAAGAGTAACTGAACAATACAATACATCAACATTACATGATATTTACATATACAAATAACAATAATCACATAGCTTTGAAACTATTTTTATGccacaaattttaaattcatgttgtcATTAATTAATGTATTAATTTTGATTATCATCAAAATTGCTAGCAAATAGAATTTTCGTATTTGTCTCTTATAATACATGATGGCTCTCTCCTAAGCAATTATTTCGTATTCTTCTTTGCTTTGGGGAAAAAGTACATATAATCGACGCAACGCTACAAAAAATCTAATACACAAACTTGAAATCTTTTAcaaattttatcataaattaatCGCTAATTAAGTGTAAAAAGTAATAAGAATCACCTCTTATGACACAAGAATCCCATGGATGAATTACACCTGTGTTTGGTCTCACGTAATATTTCTTTGGAGAGGTTGTTTTCACCTGAaccaatatataaataaatattatgggtTTAGGATAAAGTAAACTTTACATACGGAAATTTGAGATATGGTACAAAATTTCAATCATAATATTACCTTGAATGCAACATGGTGCTCTGTGTTGTTTGTAACTTTAAGATCACAATAACTTTGTTGCTCCAATTCAACTGataaaaagaatttttatttttttaaaaaatgaatcaaaCAAAACCGATAACGAAAATTGCTCTAATCAACTCACATGTATCTGTCTAAATCTATAAAATGATGATAATAACAAAAAGATCACAAGACAGTTCAAGAATTTTCGAAGAATCGTGTAATAAATCTAACACCATAACAATCAAACTCGAACCGAATGGATCATGAAACTAGCTAGCTCGACATAGTTCATGCCCTGATTCTCATGCAACATACATGTAGAAACACAATGCCTGGGATCCTTAATTAGCTAgcatgaataaaaaataatagtccCTCATGCTCCAGACTTTTTAGTGGAATTAGttaacttaataatataatccATAATAACAACAACTTtccttataataataataataattccataaaaaaaaataagaataatagtaatttttaaaaaattatcgaAGAAGGAGAACAAACAGTACATTGAAATCTGAGATCCTCCGGTTGCACAGAGACCAATTGCTTGGCAACAGTCATCGTAGCAGAATAACAAAATGAAGCGTGAGTGATTCAAACAAAGATCAgatggaataaaaaaaaaataaagaaaacaaagaGAGCCTGTACGTAAGAGCTAATGATCAAAGAAGACGAGAAATAAGGATCAAGTAGAATATAATGCAtggaacataaataaataaataaatcaattttggGTGGCGGAAAATGAATTACGCCCTCCTCAAAAATTGCCGAGTGGAATGCAATTTCTTTTCTGCTATTTTTAGCTTTTTAATTAGCGTATGGAGGGGCCAGGACAGAAGAGAGatatattaaaataacttttatgaTTGGATAATTATTATCCATCTTTGCAATAAATGGACAGGTGTTTTTGTTTGTGTGATGGGAAAGTTGTAATGATAAAAAATTAagtacacacaaaaaaaaaaaaaaaaaNACAGACAcaccacatatatatatatatatacatgtgaatatatatttatgttgtcCATCAACACATCTTTGTGTTCACTTATTGGATACGATGaagcatatcaaaattatatattcaattgATGAGTATCATTggtagattatatatatattaggtaTAGGATTGGGTACCCACCTCTCCTATATTTTGGAGCTCAAATGATTGTATTTTATAATCCACGACTCCACACAAATCTAAAGTTTCATCAATTTTTTGACATTGGAGAGGAATTTAGGTTTTGAACTCAAGATTTTTCTAATTTTGAGGAGACTTGAGTCGTTAGGCTAACATGACATTGAACATCTGTTAGACATTGAACATCTAAAGTCTCATCAAAACCAACACCCTTAGCTTTCTCGTATTTGTCATGTTGTATGTGTACTATGTGGACTTTATTAAcagaaattaataaataatatgagAATAAGTCGTATTCTTAAGCTCATAAATCGTAGTTAATCGTAAAATAATTCTACTCTACAGttataaatgataaattaaagTGTGATTATCGGAATAATTTGaaagattaataaaaaatttaattgattcACACGTGGCTCATTCATGAGCTTTGATTTAAGATATTTGGTATAACTCAATGGTAAATGTTGCTACACTAAAATCGTAATATTggtcttttaaattttaatattatgccttttaatttttaataattctaatattttttatcgATAGCGCTAATGTGATACTTCATACGTCAACATCGTATCAACATTACCATATAAATGTCAAGTGGGTGTGTATTTTGTTATCTTTATGTTGACTAATTgacatatattaatatattgatCGATGGTTGGGAAAACTTAATAATATGATGGTTGACAAAATAAATATGGTGCTTGTTAGTTAAAAGATGTGGAAGATTTTGaatcatatatatgttttaccccaaaattgtctataaataggCTTCATCCACCGTCTTGAAAAGCATCCCAAAGTGAAAAACATAAGAAACAATTGAGAGAACTTCTTGAGAGAAATTGAGAGTTTTTTTGTATAGAATTGAGATAGGAAAATAGTGAAGAGTttcttgtaatattttctccATAGCATAAAGAATATTGCTCTCTTTCCAATAGACATAGACAAATTGCCGAACCATGTAAATTTCTTTTGTCTCATTTTCTTCATTATTTGCttgcatatataattttctacaagATGCATCACACCAAGTTCAATAAACTGTTATAAGAGCTTTTGAATGTAATTTTCTCTCGAATTTAAAAGTATTCTCTGTGGTTGTAGCTCTGACTAATATTCCACATCAAAAAAGATATTTTCGACAATATTGCCCAAAGAAGAGTTGGTCTTGAACTTGTCTAAGGTGTTGGTGGAACTATGACAAGTACAAAGTGCGAGGTGGAAAAATTTAACGGAGCAAGCCATTATTTGATATGCTCCTTGCCGAACTCCTATGAAAACTTCATTGATACTATGATAAACGAACGTGAAAATATTACTATGGAAGAGATTAAAGCTGTTTTAAATTTAAAGGCGTTGGAgaaaaaaatatgggaaaataaAATGATGGGTCGACAGAAATTTTTTCTGCAAAAGGGAGAATGGAAACAATAAATCAAGATCATGGAAGGAGCAAACCTAAGTTTAAATCTAAATTCAGACCTAAAACATTCAAGTACTACAAATGTAACAAAGAATGATATCTTAGAAGGGATTGTCCAGAATGCAAAGGCATTGGAAAGGAAAAACTTATGATTCTGGAAATGCTGCAGTAGTAAATGACAATGCAAATGTTCTTACAGTTTCTAAACATGACTCATGCGATGAGTGAATCTTTGATTTAGGATGCTCATATCACATATGTTCTCGTAAGGACCAATTTGTAACCTATCAATCACTGGATGGGGCAAGTTTCTTTTAGATGATAACAAAGCCTGTAAAGTTGTTGGTAAATGCACAATAAGCTGTCGTGCACGGGTGCATGTCAAAATCGCATGGATGCACAATTTTGATGTGCACCCACGCGCGACaccttaaaatcataaatccagCTTTCAACTTAGAATCCTAATCCTACCTCAAGAATTCTCACATCTTGCTGCCACCACTAGCGCTAGACTTGTCAAAACGGGCTGGCGGGACGGGCCAGCCCGCTACACGTCGTAACCTGCCATTAGGCGGGGCGGGCTAGCCCGCCATTTTGGTGGGCCTCTAAATGAccaacccagcccaacccaccTTGGGCCGCAGGTTACGCGAGCCGACCcgcttttttttaagaaaaaaatgttaaacattattataataaacATACAAGAAAAATATACTTCGTCAAAATATGCTTCACAGCCAAGACGCGTGCTGTACAAGGATTGAGCCTTTGCTTGATCTTAGTCGCAAGGGACTGATCCTCGCAGCGCCTTGAGCCTGCCAGCACCTCGTAAAGTTTTAAAAACTATGATTCTATCAGCTTCAAATCATTAGTTTCCAAACTCCTGATttatatacaaatttatattttgttttgttctgattttctaacaaaaaattacaaatccTTTTCTTCGTGACCAAAGATAAACAATCCATTCAGAACCAAGTTGAATTACATTAAACATTGAACCACAATTAAACCAAATATCATCTAATATTACAAGGGAATCTGTCCAACGAATGTCCATTTGGATCTACTAAGACAACATACTTCATTAACCCACCATCTTTAACTTCTCCTTTAACTTTCAACACTTGTTATCTTTCAATCAAAATAATCAACTCGTTTTCACAAGGTCACCTCATCGCAAAACTGTGTCAAACAGAGTTCATATCAGTAACTGATGCACATGGTTCGAAAGACCAAAGCAAATTTATGAACAATCAATACAATTCCAGTCATGTTACTGatcataaaatacataattttcataAAGAACTTCAGTAACGCACATTTGCAGGAAAAGAAAATAACTGAAAGATAAAAGGACACGACTCAAGAGCTCACCCAGCAGCCTCCAGAGACCCAGCATCTTCACCTTGCATTAAACTCCATTCAATCTTCATCCTCTACAATAGCTCCCTCCACTGTTTcttcatcaaaaatttcaacattGGATCCTTCTTGGGATGTAgttgttttgaaatttgcacATTCATCATCGTCTGCATCTAAAAGGCACGAAGTAAGCCAATATATCAATTAagaaaagttatatatatatatatatatatatataatagtgaAATTACCATAAACATAACCACGCAACTAGTTACGCGTGCAAATAAGAGCTTGCACTTTTTCAGGAAGGATGCGACTTCTGTACTTGGTGAGCACGTGAGCACCAATGGAAAAAGTTGACTCTGATGCAACCGTAGTTATGTGGATAGACAAAATATCGCATGCCATCAATGAGAGTGAAGGGTATCGATGCTTATGATTCTTCCAATGCTCCAAAACatctaaattttgataatatacaAATTCAAGCTTTGGCTCCTCCAAATAAAGATCTAATTCAGATTTTCCTGCACTTCTAATGGTTTGACTCTCATATGCCATGATTTCCTACATCAATAAACTTATggtaaaacaatatatataaaaacaaaccaAAGAGTGAATACAAGAAACAGAAaagaaataaatcattttaatactTACATCATAGATTCTTTtgcctttatttttaatttctcctCCACTTTGAGTATGTGAAATTGTAAGAGAAGATGATCTTGGTTGTGAAGAATTTGTCTGATTGGTGTTAGAATATTGCTCAAAAAGCTTATACAACTTTGTCTTTACAATCAACATCTTCTCTTGGCATTTGATAGGATCATCATCAAGCTTCGAATAAAAAAACTCTAACATAGAAAGCTTTATTCGTGGATCAAGAATAGCCCCAAATGCAAGCAACACGCTATATTGATTCCAATACTTATCAAACTCCTCTTTCATCATTTTACACATATCACTTACCACCGAATCTTCATTTGACAAGTTCTCATTTAACAAAACCTCAATCTTCCAAACTTGCATGAAGTACAAATTCGATGTAGGATAAGAAGAACCCGAGATCAAATTAGTAGTATCATAAAATGGCTCAAgaaattcacatattttttcTCCTCTTTTCCACTCTTCAATTGAAGgacaatatttataattattatcattcaATTGAAGAGAAGAAAATGCCTTTTTATCTTTGATGGCACTATCCAACATCAAATATGTTGAATTACAACGAGTAGGCACATCCAATCTCAAGCCAATACCACTGTCAATGTTACCAACTGCTCTCACACATTCTTCAAATTTTCTCATTCTACCCTCTGAGCCTTTCACATACTTGACAGATTCTCTAATTTTATTCAAAGCTACACTAGCTAATTTGAGACCTTCTTGGACAATGAGATTCAATGTATGAGCAGAACAACGAACATGAAAAAATTCACCATCACACAACAAGCTATCATGCAACGAGAGTCGTTCTTTCAAAATGCCTTGCATATTATCATTACTTGATGCTTTATCCAATGTCAAAGAGAAAACTTTTTTCTCAATCCGCCATTCTTTCAAAAATCCAAACAATTTTGGTGCCAATTCGACTCCTGAGTGTGGAGGAGGCATATGAGCAAAGCTAAGTATTTTACTATTCAATTTCCAATCATCATCAACAAAGTGGGCACTCAAGCAAATGTATCCCTCACTAGTGCATGCAGTCCATACATCTGAAGTTAAACAAATTCTATTTTTTATGTTGGCCAAAGTTTGCCTAAGTTTCTCTTTCTCTCTCATGTAGATTCTTGAAATGTCGGAAACAAGATTATTTCTAGAAATACAAAGCACATCAGGATTTATATATTTAACCCAAGCTCTAATACCATCATattcgataaaataaaatggCAAATCATGCTTAATAACAGCAGCAGCTAATAACTCACGTGAAATTTTTTGATCTATTTTTTTTGACCTCATGTTCCCATTATGATCAATAATCATTGTccaacatcatgaaattttaccATTTTGCAACTTTGAAGATGACGCCTTAATGTAGAAGTCCCGTATTGTTTTCCCCCACATTTATACTCTTTCTTGTATGCCTTACATTCGGCTCTTTGTATACCATCTTGGCCAATCTCTtttttcgtaaaataattcCAGACATCAGAATATTCTTTAGGCTTTTTTGGTGTAGCTTCCTCCTGACCATGCTTGTTGTTTCCAATTTCCTCATATTCATCTATGTTAATACTTTGGTTAATGGTAGAATCCATAATCTACAAATacaatagtgaaaaatattagTAACTTCAATCATTTCAATCACAACATTTTCCAAGCAATCTTCATTCATGctttttagataaaaaaaaatattttcagataTAAGAGGAAAATATAAATAGTCCATAGCCAAACACCAATCGGACAATTAATTTTGCAAACGAGAAACTCCAACATTTTAATGAGGTGATGCATGATTCTTTGGTGAATGTGGTCATTATGTGCTTTGTCTTTGCTtaattttattcttttgttctttattttttttttcagcacGTCTTTAAGATGGAGCAGGAGGATTATCGAAGAGAAGAAATTGATTGGACCTATATAGAATTTATTGACAATCAAGATGTTTTGGACTTGATAGAGAAGGTCTTTTTCGTTACCCTTCACAGACCACAACCCAACTAAAAACAGTAATTTTTCACCTTCAAATCTTTCCCTTGGCATCTTTCTGGTTCTGGCGATAGAAATAGTCACAAAGCTGGAGCCGCTACGTGACTTTAATTTCGAGAAAGATGCAAGATGGGGAGCCTTAAATAAGTGAGAAAATTGAGAATGATGATAATCATAGCTAAGCATAATGTCCataggctttaaaaatgcatAATTTGTAATGGAATTCGAAGCAAACGAACAAGAACCCATTAGAATACTAAGGAGAAACTATACGTCGATGAAGATTCTACTGTAGAACTACGCACACACTTCAGAGAAAGGAGAACCACAGAGTCACAgagattcaaaaaaaaaaagcacagAGATTCAGAAATAAACAACAGAGATtcgaaaaaaagaagaagcttACATAATAGAGACGAGAGTGATGGAACGATGGAGCCGCAGGAGAGTGATGGAGATTGGAGCAGCGCAAGAGGTGATGGAGCGAGGCGTAGAAATTACGTGATTCAGATTCTAATTTCTACCCTACCCTAGGTCCCTAATTTAGCGAGCCAGCCCGCCCCGTCTAGGCCCGCCCCGTCTTGGCCCGCAACCCAAATGGATTTAGCCCATTTGGCCCGTCTCCAAATGGGCTGCTAATTTATCAACCCAACCCGCTCAATTTTGATAGCGGGGCGGGCAATTTGACAAGTCTGTCTAGCGcgcaccaccaccaccatctCGTCACCATTTGCTCTTGATTTTCTGACCACCATCACCAGACCGCTCACCACTACGAGCAACGCACATCCTCCGTTACTGTTCGTCTCCGTGTACCAAAAATTCATTCGGTCACTTCCTCCACTCAATCCTTCGGCCATCCGCTCCTGGTTATCTTACCACTACACACCACCGTGAGCCGACCACCATGATTGCGCGTTGATATCGCGCAGGGGCGCGAGTGCCTTCTGCCCAAAGCTTTTTAttcaacaaatttattttcattttcattttaattttttaaattttgactcCTACAAACATCAAGATTAGTATGAATGAGTGATTCGAAAACATGTGATCAGACAAAATTGGATTGAAAAtgtaaaaatgaattaaaaacgtgaaaaatgagaaaaacTAATGGGTTGCCTCCCACACAACAGTACTTATTTTATAGTTCTCGGCCCAACTTTTCTTCACCCCTCAATTCGGTTTAGCAAGTGGGACGATGTTCGTGTTCCTCAATTCGTTTCCAAAGTATTGCTTCACTCGCTGGCCATTAAATTTGAACGTTCACCCATCATTGCATTTGAGCTCAATTGCTCCATATGGTTGTACCGTTTCTACAAAAAAAGACCCTGATCAACTCGATTTCAACTTACCGTGGAACAACATGAGGCAAGAATTAAGTAACAATACTTGTTGTTCAAGCTCATAATATCTTCTTAAAATCTGCTTATCATGCCACTTCTTTGTTATCTCTTTATAAATCTTGGCGTTTTTGTACGCATTGTTACGAAACTCTTCTATCTCACTTAGTTGTAacaatatttgttcaccagcagccttaatatcaaaatttaatttcttgacAAAAAGCTCGTTGCTCCAACTCTAGTGGTAAGTTACAAGTTTTCtcaaaaaccaacctatagggaaaCATCTCAATAGGTGTTTTGAATGTCATCCTATAAGCTCATAACGCATCATCCATCTTGATTGCCCAATCTTTTAGGTTTGTCTTTATTGTCTTCTTCAATATTTGCTTGATCTCTCAATTGGATATCTCAGCTTTTCCATTTGATTGTGGATGGTACGCAAGTGCCACCTTATCTTTTGCATTGTACTTAGCCAAAAGTGAGTTAAAAGTATTATTACAAAAGTGCGTAACTTCGTCAT comes from the Primulina huaijiensis isolate GDHJ02 chromosome 8, ASM1229523v2, whole genome shotgun sequence genome and includes:
- the LOC140983554 gene encoding vesicle-associated protein 2-1-like, producing MTVAKQLVSVQPEDLRFQFELEQQSYCDLKVTNNTEHHVAFKVKTTSPKKYYVRPNTGVIHPWDSCVIRVTLQAQKEYPPEMQCKDKFLLQSTVLPPNTEVDDLPPDTFNKEGAKTLEECKLRVVYMPPHMASEKLDDGIKETFSSNPDQVLQRLQDERDKAVRQTQLLQQDLEILKTQRNRRSDGGFSVKFSLLVGLIGITAGFLLKLLLSTD